The Desmonostoc muscorum LEGE 12446 genome includes a region encoding these proteins:
- a CDS encoding aspartate carbamoyltransferase catalytic subunit, whose amino-acid sequence MPTTTWNRHHVLSLSDFTAAEYNTVLQTAASFQEVLSRRTKKVPTLQGQVVANLFFEPSTRTRSSFELAAKRLSADTLNFAAASSSMTKGETILDTAKTYLAMGTDIMVVRHREAGVPNAIAQEMDRLGVRVSVLNAGDGQHEHPSQALLDLFTICTLIDPNHPQLELLKGKKIAIVGDILHSRVARSNIWSFIASGAQVHLAGPPTLLPKLFAEYILEESELTTQNSQLRTQEFIISASPSSPSSPSSPSSPSSPSSPSSRQLFLHWQLEPALQDADFVMTLRLQKERMTAHLLPSLREYHQLFGITSTKLQLCKPNVKVLHPGPVNRGVEISSELMDDPEFSLIQSQVTSGVAVRMALLYLLGSGKA is encoded by the coding sequence ATGCCTACTACTACCTGGAATCGTCATCACGTTCTTTCCCTGTCCGACTTCACCGCGGCTGAATACAATACTGTTTTGCAAACTGCTGCTTCTTTTCAAGAGGTGCTATCGCGGCGGACGAAGAAGGTACCAACATTGCAGGGACAAGTGGTGGCGAATTTATTTTTTGAACCCTCTACCCGCACCCGTAGCAGTTTTGAACTTGCTGCGAAACGCTTGAGTGCGGATACATTGAACTTCGCCGCCGCCTCGTCTTCGATGACCAAGGGAGAAACAATTCTCGACACGGCGAAAACCTACTTGGCCATGGGAACTGATATTATGGTAGTCCGGCATCGGGAGGCGGGAGTACCAAATGCGATCGCCCAAGAGATGGATCGTTTAGGTGTACGAGTTAGTGTCCTAAATGCAGGTGATGGTCAACATGAACATCCTTCCCAAGCACTGCTAGACTTATTTACCATTTGTACTTTAATTGACCCAAATCATCCGCAACTGGAACTTTTAAAGGGCAAAAAGATTGCGATCGTTGGGGATATTTTGCATTCTCGTGTGGCGCGATCGAATATCTGGAGTTTCATCGCCAGCGGAGCCCAAGTACACCTCGCAGGACCACCCACACTTTTACCCAAGTTATTCGCCGAGTACATCTTGGAAGAGTCAGAACTCACAACTCAGAACTCACAACTCAGAACTCAGGAGTTTATTATCTCGGCATCCCCCTCATCTCCCTCATCTCCCTCATCCCCCTCATCCCCCTCATCCCCCTCATCCCCCTCATCCCGCCAACTATTCCTTCATTGGCAGCTAGAACCAGCTTTGCAGGATGCCGATTTTGTGATGACTTTGCGCTTGCAAAAGGAACGCATGACGGCTCATTTGCTGCCAAGTTTGCGAGAATATCATCAGCTGTTTGGGATTACAAGCACAAAGCTGCAACTTTGTAAACCTAATGTCAAAGTTTTGCATCCAGGCCCAGTAAACCGTGGTGTCGAAATTAGTTCTGAGTTGATGGATGATCCGGAATTTAGTCTGATTCAATCGCAAGTCACCAGTGGTGTCGCCGTTCGCATGGCGTTGCTGTATTTATTAGGTAGTGGCAAAGCTTAA
- a CDS encoding esterase/lipase family protein: MENLNDLFPISGCDNLQKIGDVIFVHGLMGHYRETWHPKGKRNDDDFWPAWLGRDLPNVGIWSLGYEVEPFAWRGNTMPLVDRATNSLALLDTYDIGDRPLIFITHSMGGLLVKQMLRHANDFGTPRWKAIVQQTKGIVFLSTPHSGSDLANWIKYIGGLLRTTVSVDELKAHDSRLRELNLLYRNHEHLSEIPMEVYCEKYQTNGILVVNETSGDPGIRGVIPIPMDENHISICRPESDKKPIYTRVKRFIRDNLNTPLKPIQLEPKSNEIEKITIDQRSGGVYFGTGSVHLNGDVVGGNQEKLDNK, encoded by the coding sequence GTGGAAAACTTGAATGACTTATTCCCAATATCAGGTTGTGACAACCTGCAAAAGATTGGAGACGTAATTTTTGTTCACGGATTGATGGGTCATTACCGAGAGACTTGGCATCCGAAGGGTAAGCGTAATGATGATGATTTTTGGCCGGCTTGGTTGGGTAGGGATTTGCCAAATGTTGGTATTTGGTCACTGGGGTACGAGGTGGAACCTTTCGCTTGGAGAGGAAATACAATGCCATTGGTGGATCGAGCTACCAATTCCTTGGCGCTTTTAGATACATATGATATTGGCGATCGCCCTTTGATTTTCATTACCCATAGCATGGGTGGGCTTTTAGTTAAGCAAATGCTTCGTCATGCCAATGATTTCGGGACTCCAAGATGGAAAGCGATCGTGCAACAGACAAAAGGAATCGTTTTTCTCTCCACTCCTCATTCGGGTTCTGATCTTGCTAATTGGATTAAATATATAGGTGGTCTTCTGAGAACCACAGTCAGCGTTGATGAACTAAAAGCTCACGATTCCCGTTTACGTGAACTAAACCTTTTATATCGGAATCACGAACACCTGAGCGAAATTCCAATGGAAGTTTACTGCGAGAAGTATCAAACCAACGGAATTTTAGTTGTGAATGAAACCAGTGGTGACCCTGGCATTCGAGGTGTAATTCCAATACCAATGGATGAAAATCATATTTCAATTTGTAGACCAGAATCGGATAAAAAACCAATTTATACTCGGGTGAAGAGATTTATTCGTGACAACTTAAATACCCCTTTAAAGCCTATTCAACTGGAACCTAAGAGTAATGAAATTGAAAAAATAACTATCGATCAACGCAGTGGTGGTGTTTATTTTGGAACTGGATCGGTTCATCTCAATGGGGATGTAGTTGGAGGTAATCAGGAAAAATTGGACAACAAGTAA
- a CDS encoding TldD/PmbA family protein — translation MPNINEIANHAKDNANKLGIKKFDIYGSTVDDTSVQVDQGEPKQVKASNRSGVTVRVWNEDNTMGVTSTTDVDPKGLELALKTAYEASFFGVKENVPDFSPEATIPIPNRHEDKAPQAPVAELIEKLLAAEKELLAAHPAIKGVPYNSLAQRDIDRFYLNSDGALRTESHSLASIYLYSKSEEEGKKPRSGGAFRINHSLDNLDINGCIKETADKTISHLNYEKIQTGKYRVVFSAEAFLSLLGAFSNLFNAQSILDNQSLSTPDDLGKQIASPLLSVYDDSLHPANVGAESFDGEGTPTRQISLIENGVLKSFLHSAGTAKRLNAQPTGNASIGAKVSVSPNFYHVFTTATPEQEFSLETAENVIFIDDLRALHAGVKSLQGSFSLPFDGWLVNKGVKTSIESATVAGDFLELLKSIIYVEKEVELTSGGVCPRIWVNELSITGE, via the coding sequence ATGCCGAATATCAATGAAATTGCCAATCATGCCAAGGACAATGCTAATAAGCTTGGCATCAAAAAATTTGACATTTATGGCTCAACGGTAGATGATACTAGCGTGCAAGTAGATCAAGGAGAGCCAAAACAAGTCAAAGCTTCAAATCGCTCTGGTGTTACTGTTCGTGTCTGGAATGAAGATAATACAATGGGGGTCACCAGCACCACAGATGTAGATCCCAAAGGATTAGAATTAGCTTTGAAAACTGCCTACGAAGCCAGTTTTTTTGGTGTTAAAGAAAATGTCCCTGATTTTAGTCCCGAAGCTACTATTCCTATCCCCAATAGACATGAGGATAAAGCACCCCAAGCACCTGTAGCTGAACTAATAGAAAAACTATTAGCAGCTGAAAAAGAATTACTGGCAGCACATCCAGCAATTAAAGGTGTGCCATACAATAGCTTAGCCCAAAGAGATATTGACAGATTTTATCTCAATAGTGACGGTGCCCTGAGAACTGAATCTCACTCCTTGGCATCAATTTATCTTTACAGCAAAAGTGAGGAAGAAGGCAAAAAACCTCGTAGTGGAGGCGCTTTTAGAATCAACCACAGTTTAGATAATCTAGACATTAATGGTTGCATCAAGGAAACCGCAGATAAAACTATCAGCCACTTGAATTATGAAAAAATTCAGACTGGTAAATATCGAGTTGTTTTCTCGGCGGAAGCTTTTTTAAGTCTGTTGGGCGCTTTTTCTAACTTATTTAATGCCCAAAGTATTTTGGATAATCAAAGCTTATCTACTCCTGATGATTTAGGTAAGCAAATTGCTTCCCCTCTGCTTTCGGTTTACGATGATTCACTGCACCCAGCGAATGTAGGCGCAGAATCTTTTGATGGTGAAGGAACTCCGACTCGTCAAATTTCGCTAATTGAAAATGGCGTTTTAAAAAGTTTTCTCCATAGTGCCGGCACTGCCAAAAGGTTAAATGCTCAACCTACAGGTAATGCCAGCATTGGGGCAAAAGTCAGTGTCAGTCCCAATTTTTATCACGTTTTTACAACAGCAACTCCTGAGCAGGAATTTAGCTTAGAAACTGCGGAAAACGTAATTTTTATCGATGATTTACGCGCTCTCCATGCGGGAGTAAAATCTTTACAAGGTTCGTTTTCTTTGCCGTTTGATGGTTGGCTAGTTAACAAGGGTGTGAAAACTAGTATCGAGTCGGCAACGGTTGCTGGCGATTTTTTGGAACTCTTGAAGTCAATTATTTATGTAGAAAAAGAAGTGGAATTAACCTCAGGAGGAGTTTGTCCAAGAATCTGGGTTAATGAGTTGTCCATTACTGGTGAATAA
- the mgtE gene encoding magnesium transporter produces MLTQDIRNALIDATDLNQLKWDLNQLQPVDVGEFITQLPEKQRAIAFRLLNKNQAIDVFEYLPTEVQEELINSLHDVQVAQLVEAMSPDERAELFDELPAGVIKRLLKELSPEQRQATATILGYPEGTAGRVMTTEYVRLREGLTVGEALSKIRRQDEDKESIYYAYVTDDNRTLVRVVSLRQLLFTFPEVYIRDIASDRVIKVRTETSQEEVAQIMKRYDLIAIPVVDREDRLVGIVTIDDVIDILEEEATEDIQKLAGVSGDEAALSSPLLTIRNRLPWLLGIMALYIGAASAIAPFQSVISAVPVLAVIMPIFSNTGGTVGIQALTVTIRGLGVGEVTPKDTLKILRKEIFAGLGTALALATTMILLSLIWARPQERWVALIAGMVMATNTIVAVTLGTLLPMGLKRLKLDPALVSGPLVTTMLDTIGFLTFLSLISLALNVLHLPT; encoded by the coding sequence ATGCTCACACAGGATATTCGGAATGCACTGATTGATGCTACCGATTTAAATCAGTTGAAATGGGATTTAAATCAGTTACAACCAGTCGATGTAGGGGAATTCATTACACAATTGCCTGAAAAACAACGAGCGATCGCATTTCGTTTACTCAACAAAAATCAGGCAATTGATGTATTTGAATATCTGCCAACTGAAGTCCAGGAAGAACTAATTAATTCCCTACATGATGTACAAGTAGCACAACTTGTAGAAGCGATGAGTCCTGATGAACGGGCAGAATTGTTTGATGAATTACCGGCTGGAGTCATCAAACGCCTGTTAAAGGAATTGAGTCCAGAACAAAGGCAAGCCACAGCAACAATTCTCGGTTATCCAGAAGGCACAGCTGGGCGAGTGATGACCACCGAATATGTCCGGTTACGAGAAGGATTGACAGTCGGTGAAGCCCTAAGTAAAATCCGTCGTCAAGACGAAGACAAAGAATCGATTTACTACGCCTACGTCACAGACGACAACCGGACACTGGTGAGAGTGGTTTCACTGCGCCAGCTATTGTTTACCTTTCCCGAAGTTTACATCAGAGATATTGCTAGCGATCGCGTCATTAAGGTGAGAACCGAAACCTCCCAAGAAGAAGTCGCCCAAATCATGAAGCGGTATGACTTAATCGCCATTCCCGTAGTTGACCGGGAAGACCGATTGGTTGGTATTGTCACCATCGATGATGTGATCGATATTTTGGAAGAGGAAGCCACAGAAGACATTCAAAAACTGGCGGGTGTGAGTGGTGATGAAGCTGCTTTATCTTCTCCCCTACTCACCATCCGCAACCGCTTGCCGTGGCTTTTGGGAATTATGGCATTGTATATTGGTGCAGCCAGTGCGATCGCCCCTTTTCAATCTGTAATCTCCGCAGTGCCAGTTCTAGCAGTGATCATGCCGATTTTTTCCAATACCGGCGGTACTGTGGGAATCCAAGCATTAACCGTGACAATCCGGGGCTTGGGAGTCGGTGAAGTAACACCCAAAGACACTCTGAAAATTCTCCGCAAGGAAATCTTCGCTGGTTTAGGTACAGCCCTAGCTTTAGCCACAACAATGATCCTGCTTTCCTTGATTTGGGCGCGCCCCCAAGAACGATGGGTGGCTTTAATTGCCGGTATGGTCATGGCAACTAATACAATAGTGGCGGTGACTCTTGGTACTTTACTGCCAATGGGTTTGAAACGCTTGAAGCTCGACCCTGCCTTGGTTAGTGGGCCATTAGTGACTACAATGCTAGATACAATTGGGTTTTTAACATTCCTCAGCCTAATTTCTCTAGCTTTAAACGTTCTCCACTTACCAACATGA
- a CDS encoding HEAT repeat domain-containing protein, with protein MSDDSDQNPSSGQQNAENPEQPKKNEGAESANHTNPEEEFIKNFVGKDTARNINEFLQWQGAANVFIDARSGGAYFANQVDITGDVVGGNQTKSTKRSYVKEIAGLVLTTDIEKVRSVYIETTRYQQAKSILKKKRVLLLWGDSKIGKQTTAIHLLLHSQNQEIFEIDPAVEDLSSFQCEAKQVYVIDTLATDSAGKLNSYLLKGLNQKLSQQDSYLVITVDSRVRLSPEALQEYILHWSELPTSEELLEKHLAWYLKDQAMLDVGHSLIHSDSVRQLLKNNVLPGDVDRLAELLAKVVRKELELEEALAGFSVRVREQVESWFEKEENQHLSKYVFMITLAVLSGSSYQAVLDASKRLQFLSKSPSAQKEVTDAEPLFNRRRSQWLKEVCAHSSEGYENTEFGRSPVELIELDNPKFQPAILHYVWKEYDHLREPLLLWLYELGSDPSFEVRIRAAAAVGELSKYAFGFVLQKVLRPWANSDDRRLQRLAAQALSIPVFESDLAPQVMGLLHHWSTVNNPNLRWTATATYGGYVGLRFPDIALRDLLAIAKSGDRQLFSVLAESVVILFKAGEFLPGQYFTVLNTLQIWTQQPQTNMVNHLSLAIFLLLMGQTKVSADSNNSHLPILLSLLLEEDQLVKENLKTERTYEKIITGLLRNAFNLKLTRKLVLDELHNWLKLADFDHRLLPILWRIIYLLVDLGTQREKDRILKYLQRWADVEQPNAASKILSKIQKYFNI; from the coding sequence GTGAGTGATGATTCTGACCAAAATCCATCATCTGGGCAGCAGAATGCTGAAAACCCAGAGCAACCTAAGAAAAATGAGGGTGCTGAATCAGCGAATCATACCAATCCAGAAGAAGAATTCATTAAGAATTTTGTCGGCAAAGATACAGCGAGAAATATTAATGAATTCTTGCAATGGCAAGGAGCTGCAAACGTTTTTATTGATGCCCGTAGTGGCGGTGCTTATTTTGCCAACCAAGTAGATATCACGGGAGATGTCGTAGGAGGAAATCAGACGAAATCGACTAAACGCAGTTATGTAAAAGAGATAGCTGGTTTAGTATTAACTACTGATATTGAAAAAGTACGCAGCGTCTATATTGAAACTACTAGATATCAACAAGCAAAAAGCATTTTAAAAAAGAAGCGGGTTTTACTCCTCTGGGGTGATTCTAAAATTGGCAAACAAACTACTGCAATTCACCTGCTTTTGCACTCACAGAATCAAGAGATTTTTGAAATTGACCCAGCTGTAGAAGACCTTAGTTCATTTCAATGTGAGGCGAAGCAAGTTTATGTAATTGATACGCTAGCAACCGATAGTGCCGGCAAACTCAATAGTTATTTACTCAAAGGTCTGAATCAGAAACTTAGCCAACAAGATAGTTATCTGGTGATTACTGTAGACAGTCGTGTGCGTCTATCGCCAGAAGCTTTACAGGAATATATTCTTCATTGGAGTGAACTACCAACGAGTGAGGAACTTTTAGAAAAACATCTTGCATGGTACTTAAAAGACCAAGCCATGCTTGACGTTGGTCATTCCTTAATTCACTCAGACTCAGTACGTCAGCTACTCAAAAATAATGTATTACCTGGGGATGTAGATCGGTTGGCTGAACTTCTGGCCAAGGTTGTGAGGAAGGAACTTGAGCTTGAGGAAGCGCTAGCAGGCTTTAGTGTTCGCGTTCGGGAGCAAGTTGAATCTTGGTTCGAGAAAGAAGAAAATCAACACCTGAGTAAATATGTCTTCATGATTACTCTGGCCGTTCTCAGTGGAAGTAGCTATCAAGCAGTCCTAGATGCTAGTAAGCGTTTACAATTTCTGAGCAAATCTCCATCAGCTCAGAAAGAAGTCACCGATGCTGAGCCACTTTTCAACAGAAGACGCAGCCAGTGGTTAAAAGAAGTTTGCGCTCATTCAAGCGAGGGATATGAAAATACAGAATTTGGGCGGAGTCCAGTTGAGCTAATTGAACTAGATAATCCCAAATTTCAGCCAGCTATTTTACATTATGTTTGGAAAGAGTACGACCACTTACGCGAACCGCTGCTTTTATGGTTGTATGAGCTGGGATCAGACCCTAGCTTTGAGGTGAGGATTAGAGCCGCAGCAGCAGTTGGTGAACTAAGTAAGTATGCTTTTGGTTTTGTTCTGCAAAAAGTGCTACGACCTTGGGCAAATTCTGACGATCGCCGTTTACAGAGATTAGCTGCACAAGCCCTCAGCATACCAGTATTTGAAAGCGATCTGGCTCCACAAGTTATGGGTTTGCTACATCATTGGAGTACAGTCAACAATCCCAACCTACGCTGGACAGCCACGGCGACTTATGGAGGCTATGTAGGATTGCGGTTTCCTGATATTGCACTGCGGGATCTGTTGGCGATCGCCAAATCTGGAGACAGACAATTATTTTCAGTACTAGCCGAAAGTGTAGTTATCCTCTTCAAGGCTGGAGAGTTTTTACCAGGTCAATATTTTACAGTACTCAACACGCTGCAAATATGGACACAGCAGCCTCAGACCAACATGGTAAACCATTTGAGTTTGGCAATATTTTTGCTACTGATGGGTCAGACAAAAGTTTCCGCAGACTCTAACAATAGTCATTTGCCTATATTATTGTCGCTTCTACTAGAAGAAGATCAACTTGTTAAAGAAAATCTCAAAACTGAGCGTACATACGAAAAAATTATCACTGGTCTATTGCGGAATGCTTTCAATCTAAAGTTGACTCGCAAACTTGTGTTAGATGAACTCCACAATTGGCTCAAACTGGCAGATTTTGACCATCGCCTGCTTCCAATCCTTTGGAGAATTATATATTTACTTGTGGATTTAGGAACCCAACGAGAGAAAGACCGTATTTTAAAATATCTTCAAAGATGGGCAGATGTTGAACAACCTAATGCTGCCAGCAAAATACTATCAAAAATTCAAAAGTATTTCAATATCTGA
- a CDS encoding glycoside hydrolase family 15 protein, whose product MKTSTELLTRLEYYYQQIKIVILARQNPITGLLPASTAITAHGDYTDAWVRDNVYSILAVWGLALAYRKIDDHEGHTYELEHSVIKLMRGLLFAMMRQAHKVETFKHTQSLLDGLHAKYNTTTGDIVVGDDEWGHLQLDATSLFLLILAQMTATGLQIIYTIDEVNFVQNLVYYIGRAYRTPDYGIWERGNKINRGNAELNASSVGMAKAALEAINGLDLFGVCGSQASVIHVLPDEIARARITLESLLPRESGSKEIDAALLSIISYPAFAVEDLEVRDRTLNDIINKLAGKYGCKRFLRDGHQTVLEDNQRLHYEPWELKQFEHIECEWPLFFTYLILDGLFCGNQEQVKKYQELLKALLIEQNGLHLLPELYYVPSKNVEAEKLAPQSQPRLPNENIPLVWAQSLYLLGQMLSEGLIAVGDIDPLGRHLCVGKQREISVQIALLAEDEDLQAKLEVHGIEAQTPTQLEPIQVRKPGDLSAIYTQIGRNNKLGLTGRPVRRLRSLTTSRIFRIRNQTIVFLPSFLDSQQFYLTLDYHFLLDQIRSELAYIQKYWSDLGRPTLTLMLTHTMLEIGSEALLELMQELKDGICNGVRVKLGRLNQLMLTAGIQRIDFLQDAEFSLSPVKNAGLRCYFLAYHPEKNWRLGHTQEFQMECETNLGLLLSYLRSSENLYEQIELLQTLTRLQGMDFDTGYGGPGYAVTVGDLLDEVYTKAGDLGIWAVVRRAAGLRQMVDISLSDAVTSILVQGKQIAVGKAYSEASLITVPMSHHEIADKISHFCREDIRDRVLTQEILIYLGILIKSEPELFQGLLTLRVGYLILLITSELAQELHVTQDEGYDYLMQLSPFEVKMRLRQVLTGYTGMSSLLRQQESLHVKQKESDIAWVVLPAISEEIQVPSGGWRRFRQSEGATGRVPKDFFKQVWLLMQHCKGLVIGDKLERRNRLDSELMLSEMTAGERNFALLIEHLLNKIEAPEYRQVNIEALIELAAIAANNPKLQIEEYIVLDVLIGHAVRLAWLEQHLERSDRYDEDKANAWRSFYNTSPIDCASYILKALRFLTKFGQVSAA is encoded by the coding sequence ATGAAAACATCTACCGAATTGCTAACTCGTCTAGAGTATTACTACCAGCAAATCAAGATCGTCATCCTCGCTCGTCAAAATCCAATTACAGGTTTGCTACCTGCGAGTACAGCAATTACAGCCCACGGCGATTATACTGATGCTTGGGTGCGAGACAATGTTTACAGCATTTTGGCAGTTTGGGGTTTAGCACTTGCATACCGCAAAATTGATGACCATGAAGGACACACTTATGAACTAGAACATAGTGTCATCAAGCTGATGCGCGGGTTACTGTTTGCGATGATGCGACAGGCTCATAAAGTAGAGACATTTAAACATACTCAATCGCTACTCGATGGGCTACACGCGAAATACAATACCACCACCGGCGATATCGTTGTTGGTGATGATGAATGGGGACATTTGCAACTTGATGCCACATCTTTATTTTTACTGATCTTGGCGCAAATGACCGCTACGGGATTGCAAATAATTTATACGATTGATGAAGTTAATTTCGTTCAAAATTTGGTTTACTACATTGGACGAGCTTACCGCACACCAGACTATGGTATTTGGGAACGTGGTAATAAAATTAATCGTGGTAATGCTGAGTTAAATGCCAGTTCCGTAGGCATGGCAAAGGCTGCTTTAGAAGCTATCAATGGACTGGATTTGTTTGGTGTGTGTGGTAGTCAAGCATCAGTAATTCATGTGCTACCAGATGAAATTGCGCGCGCTCGAATTACCCTAGAATCACTATTACCGAGGGAATCTGGTTCCAAAGAAATCGATGCGGCGCTGTTGAGTATTATTAGTTATCCTGCCTTTGCAGTGGAAGATTTGGAAGTGCGCGATCGCACTTTAAACGATATTATCAACAAACTCGCAGGTAAATACGGCTGCAAACGCTTTCTACGTGATGGACACCAAACTGTTTTAGAAGACAATCAACGCTTACACTACGAACCTTGGGAACTCAAGCAATTTGAGCATATTGAATGCGAGTGGCCGTTATTTTTCACTTATTTAATTTTAGATGGATTATTTTGTGGCAACCAAGAACAAGTTAAAAAATACCAAGAACTTTTAAAAGCATTACTAATAGAACAGAATGGTTTACATTTGTTGCCAGAACTTTATTATGTTCCCTCCAAAAACGTAGAAGCCGAAAAGTTAGCACCCCAAAGTCAACCACGTTTACCCAATGAAAATATTCCTTTGGTGTGGGCACAGAGTTTATATTTACTTGGGCAAATGTTGAGTGAAGGGTTGATAGCAGTTGGTGATATCGACCCCTTGGGTAGACATTTGTGTGTTGGCAAACAACGCGAAATATCAGTACAAATTGCCTTGTTAGCAGAAGATGAAGATTTACAAGCCAAACTAGAAGTTCACGGAATTGAAGCACAAACACCCACCCAATTAGAACCAATTCAGGTAAGAAAACCTGGAGACCTTTCAGCTATTTATACCCAAATTGGACGTAACAATAAACTTGGTTTAACTGGGCGTCCAGTGCGGCGTTTACGAAGTTTAACAACATCGAGAATATTTCGGATTCGCAATCAAACAATTGTATTTTTGCCGTCATTTCTAGATTCCCAGCAGTTTTACTTAACCCTTGATTACCATTTTTTGCTGGATCAAATCAGAAGTGAATTAGCTTACATTCAAAAATATTGGAGTGATTTAGGGCGTCCCACCTTGACTTTAATGTTAACCCATACCATGTTAGAAATCGGTTCTGAAGCATTACTAGAATTGATGCAAGAACTCAAAGATGGTATTTGTAACGGCGTGCGGGTGAAATTAGGACGGCTAAATCAGTTAATGCTGACAGCTGGAATTCAAAGAATTGATTTTCTCCAAGATGCGGAATTTTCGCTATCACCAGTGAAAAATGCCGGACTACGTTGCTATTTCCTGGCTTATCATCCTGAGAAAAACTGGCGCTTAGGACATACCCAAGAATTTCAGATGGAGTGTGAAACCAACTTGGGGTTGTTGCTTTCTTATTTGCGCTCATCAGAAAATCTTTACGAACAAATTGAGTTATTACAAACTTTGACTCGCTTGCAAGGAATGGATTTTGATACGGGATATGGCGGGCCAGGATATGCTGTTACCGTAGGTGATTTACTAGATGAAGTTTACACCAAGGCTGGAGATTTAGGCATTTGGGCGGTGGTACGTCGGGCTGCGGGGTTGCGCCAAATGGTTGATATTAGCCTATCAGATGCAGTTACGAGTATTTTGGTGCAAGGTAAGCAAATTGCTGTGGGTAAAGCTTACAGTGAAGCGTCCTTAATTACCGTACCGATGTCTCACCATGAAATTGCTGATAAGATTAGCCATTTTTGTCGTGAAGATATACGCGATCGCGTTCTCACCCAAGAAATTTTAATCTATCTGGGAATCTTAATCAAATCCGAACCTGAACTATTTCAGGGACTACTGACGCTGAGAGTCGGCTATCTCATTTTATTGATTACCAGCGAACTAGCCCAGGAATTACATGTCACTCAAGATGAAGGATACGATTACTTAATGCAACTTTCACCTTTTGAAGTGAAAATGCGCTTGCGTCAAGTATTAACTGGATATACCGGTATGAGTAGCCTGTTGCGCCAGCAAGAATCATTGCACGTCAAGCAAAAAGAAAGTGATATTGCTTGGGTGGTGTTACCAGCAATTTCAGAAGAAATCCAAGTTCCTTCAGGTGGTTGGCGGCGGTTTCGCCAAAGCGAAGGGGCGACGGGGCGAGTACCAAAAGACTTTTTTAAGCAAGTTTGGCTATTAATGCAACATTGCAAAGGCTTGGTAATTGGCGATAAATTAGAGCGCCGGAATCGTTTAGATAGTGAGTTAATGTTGTCAGAAATGACAGCAGGAGAAAGAAATTTTGCTTTGTTAATTGAGCATCTGCTGAATAAAATCGAAGCTCCAGAGTACCGCCAAGTTAATATTGAAGCACTAATTGAATTAGCCGCGATCGCCGCGAATAATCCCAAGCTCCAAATCGAAGAATATATAGTATTAGATGTGTTAATTGGCCATGCAGTGCGATTGGCATGGTTAGAACAGCATTTGGAGAGAAGCGATCGCTATGATGAAGATAAGGCGAATGCGTGGCGATCGTTTTACAACACCTCTCCTATAGATTGTGCCAGTTATATCCTCAAAGCCTTGCGTTTCTTAACAAAATTTGGCCAAGTCAGTGCAGCTTAA
- a CDS encoding YkvA family protein — MKFSIQSVYTWYRDLLRNPKYRWWVILGTLVYLVSPIDFLPDVFPVVGQIDDVFLLTLLVGEVSGLVIEGWKARKGDVNTQAGNTPEGSTSTASTIDVDAVSVK; from the coding sequence ATGAAATTTTCAATTCAATCAGTTTATACCTGGTATCGTGATTTGCTTCGTAACCCTAAATACCGCTGGTGGGTGATTTTAGGAACACTAGTTTATTTGGTCAGCCCAATTGATTTTCTCCCAGACGTTTTCCCCGTCGTCGGACAGATTGATGATGTTTTCCTTTTGACCTTGCTAGTAGGTGAGGTGTCTGGGTTAGTGATTGAAGGCTGGAAAGCTCGTAAAGGTGATGTGAATACTCAAGCAGGCAATACTCCAGAGGGTTCTACCTCCACTGCAAGCACTATTGATGTCGATGCTGTTTCTGTCAAGTAG
- a CDS encoding pentapeptide repeat-containing protein, with translation MKPIFLTAAALLTTLSLAAPIPVKAENSAPVRRLLETRECFGCDLTGANLKGAHLIGVDLRNANLKGANLEGANLEGADLTGANLMSANLTDAFVSGTSLNNANLTNVDFSNAHLYNTEVDGAVLANIDLSGADVFNTAISVGGEY, from the coding sequence ATGAAACCAATATTTTTGACGGCAGCAGCCTTACTCACCACGTTATCTTTAGCTGCTCCTATTCCCGTCAAAGCTGAAAACTCCGCCCCTGTCCGGCGTTTGCTGGAAACTAGAGAATGTTTTGGATGTGATTTAACAGGAGCAAACCTCAAAGGCGCTCATTTAATCGGTGTTGACCTGAGAAATGCAAATTTGAAAGGTGCTAACTTAGAAGGCGCCAACTTGGAAGGTGCTGATTTAACTGGTGCTAATTTAATGTCTGCTAACCTTACAGATGCCTTTGTTAGTGGTACCAGCCTCAATAATGCTAATCTCACCAATGTTGATTTTAGTAATGCTCATTTATATAACACTGAAGTTGATGGCGCCGTTTTGGCTAATATCGATTTAAGCGGTGCTGATGTGTTTAATACTGCTATTAGCGTTGGTGGCGAATATTAA